The following coding sequences are from one Paenibacillus sp. JDR-2 window:
- a CDS encoding peptidylprolyl isomerase: MLHTKRKSTWRRSALLVIAAVLVMTIMAACGGKKENEGGSTGLTFAGAGKGTVVATYKDGTVTEAEFNKYLDIFNIMQPGYEQVIAIPQFKEQLLQQFVSYKILAKQATEATLKKADDETNDQMKSFEDTLKTNADVKKTLDDKKVSTADVRTYLNLMLVVVEHMNSKVTDDEMKAEYEKNIGNYNPVTVRHILVATTDPADSTKTLRTKEEALARAKEAKAKLDAGGDWTALAKEYSDDTGSKDSGGEYKDAKASDWVEGFKNAALTQPVGKIGDPVETEYGYHVILVEKRDQVTYDKITDEQKQEVQSVVAYNHMNTFMTDEMPKQDVKITLPEASTSPDASASPGASESPAASESPAASESPAAK; encoded by the coding sequence ATGTTGCACACAAAACGCAAATCGACATGGCGCAGAAGCGCACTGCTCGTAATCGCGGCAGTGCTGGTCATGACGATCATGGCGGCTTGCGGTGGCAAGAAAGAGAATGAGGGCGGCTCCACGGGCCTCACTTTCGCAGGGGCGGGCAAAGGTACTGTCGTTGCAACCTACAAAGACGGCACCGTCACAGAAGCGGAGTTCAACAAGTACCTGGATATCTTCAACATCATGCAGCCGGGCTACGAGCAAGTGATTGCAATCCCGCAGTTCAAAGAGCAATTGCTCCAGCAATTCGTTTCGTATAAGATCCTGGCTAAACAAGCTACGGAAGCAACGCTCAAAAAAGCGGACGATGAAACGAATGACCAGATGAAGAGCTTTGAAGATACGCTCAAAACGAATGCCGACGTGAAAAAGACGCTGGACGACAAAAAAGTATCTACAGCTGACGTAAGAACCTACCTCAACCTGATGCTGGTTGTGGTTGAGCATATGAATTCGAAAGTAACGGACGACGAGATGAAAGCCGAGTACGAGAAAAACATCGGCAACTACAACCCGGTAACCGTTCGTCATATTCTCGTAGCAACAACGGATCCTGCCGATTCGACGAAGACGCTTCGCACGAAAGAGGAAGCTCTGGCCCGTGCAAAAGAAGCGAAAGCGAAGCTTGATGCAGGCGGCGACTGGACAGCCCTTGCTAAAGAGTATTCCGACGATACAGGTTCGAAGGATAGCGGCGGCGAATACAAAGACGCGAAAGCTTCGGATTGGGTAGAGGGCTTCAAAAATGCGGCCCTGACTCAACCTGTAGGCAAAATCGGTGATCCGGTTGAGACCGAATACGGCTATCACGTGATCCTGGTCGAGAAACGCGACCAAGTGACTTATGACAAAATTACGGACGAGCAGAAGCAAGAAGTACAAAGCGTGGTGGCTTACAACCACATGAATACGTTCATGACGGATGAAATGCCGAAGCAAGACGTGAAAATCACGCTTCCTGAAGCATCCACTTCGCCAGACGCATCTGCATCGCCAGGTGCCTCGGAGTCGCCAGCGGCGTCCGAATCCCCGGCTGCATCGGAATCTCCGGCAGCTAAATAA
- a CDS encoding SPFH domain-containing protein — MKEYKAWHVNGFLALLAAIVSFAGGIALIIFGSDQLDPNVFLIVLGILLEVVFIVAVSSLTIVQPNEAKVITFFGTYVGTVRLSGLWIVVPFTNKKRVSMKVRNFNSQTLKVNDAEGNPVEIGAVVVFKVTETAKASFDVDNYERFVEIQSETAVRHIAAQYPYDTFSDTVQQSLRGNADEVAAEMMNELQNRLAVAGVEVLETRLTHLAYAPEIANAMLQRQQAIAIVSARQRIVEGAVGMVDSALKQLAENGIELDEERRAAMVNNLMVAIVSDRGATPVINTGTLYS, encoded by the coding sequence ATGAAGGAATATAAAGCTTGGCACGTAAACGGATTCCTCGCATTGCTCGCCGCGATTGTTTCTTTTGCCGGAGGTATCGCACTTATTATATTTGGCTCCGATCAGCTGGATCCGAATGTGTTTCTGATTGTTCTTGGGATATTGCTTGAGGTAGTCTTTATCGTAGCGGTATCCTCGCTTACAATCGTTCAGCCGAATGAAGCGAAGGTTATTACATTCTTCGGTACGTATGTAGGTACTGTCCGCTTGAGCGGCTTGTGGATTGTCGTACCGTTCACGAACAAGAAGAGGGTATCGATGAAGGTCCGCAACTTCAACAGCCAGACCCTGAAGGTGAATGACGCGGAAGGCAATCCGGTTGAGATTGGCGCCGTTGTTGTGTTTAAAGTGACGGAGACAGCTAAGGCCTCCTTTGACGTGGATAACTACGAACGCTTCGTGGAAATTCAGAGCGAGACGGCTGTGCGCCATATCGCTGCCCAATATCCTTACGATACCTTCTCCGATACCGTCCAACAGTCGCTGCGCGGCAATGCGGATGAAGTAGCGGCGGAGATGATGAATGAGCTGCAGAATCGTCTGGCCGTAGCCGGCGTAGAAGTTCTGGAGACCCGCCTGACGCATTTGGCTTACGCTCCGGAGATCGCAAATGCGATGCTGCAGCGCCAGCAGGCGATTGCAATCGTATCGGCTCGTCAAAGAATTGTAGAAGGCGCGGTTGGCATGGTGGATTCCGCTTTGAAGCAGCTGGCGGAGAACGGAATCGAGTTGGATGAGGAGCGTCGCGCGGCAATGGTCAACAATCTGATGGTTGCCATTGTATCCGACCGGGGAGCAACGCCGGTTATTAATACGGGCACGCTGTACTCCTAA
- the spoVT gene encoding stage V sporulation protein T, producing MKATGIVRRIDDLGRVVIPKEIRRTLRIREGDPLEIFVDRDGEVILKKYSPIGELGDFAKEYAESLFESTNHVTLITDRDTVIAVAGASKKELLEKQIGSILEGCMDNRKTTEGASGTYEIVKDLHDTYSAYVAAPIVAGGDPIGTVVLLSKDDAVKMSQMETKMVETAAGFLAKQMEQ from the coding sequence ATGAAAGCAACTGGAATTGTACGTCGCATCGATGATCTCGGGCGTGTGGTGATTCCGAAGGAGATCCGCCGTACTTTACGTATCCGTGAAGGAGATCCGCTCGAAATATTTGTTGACCGCGATGGTGAAGTGATCCTGAAGAAATACTCTCCAATCGGTGAACTTGGCGACTTTGCCAAAGAGTATGCCGAATCCTTATTCGAGAGCACCAACCACGTTACCCTTATTACAGACCGCGATACGGTTATTGCCGTAGCCGGCGCTTCGAAAAAAGAACTGCTGGAGAAGCAGATCGGCTCCATTCTGGAAGGATGTATGGATAACCGCAAGACGACTGAAGGCGCTTCCGGCACATACGAGATCGTTAAGGATTTGCATGACACATACTCCGCTTATGTAGCAGCACCAATCGTTGCAGGAGGAGATCCAATCGGTACCGTAGTCCTGCTCAGCAAAGACGATGCGGTTAAAATGTCGCAGATGGAAACCAAAATGGTGGAGACGGCGGCAGGCTTCCTGGCGAAACAAATGGAACAATAA
- a CDS encoding AraC family transcriptional regulator, with product MPLSEIYLPSPATERYMDLSLLFWGKQDCDPGHYWGPGLRDMYIIHYVHSGTGQFRLGELSYELHAGQGFLIIPGSLVYYKADEDNPWTYSWVGLKGLHAKSLLQRAGLSPANPIFDATEQKDFFESVYEQCHQALEDHPGSGDLFSQSLLYQYMARLVACNKQPSAPAHAVNTKEAYINKAVAFIENSYSLPISVQDIANFVGLDRTYLSGLFKAQLGVSLQAFLLRFRMNRAVELLHHQELTIGDIARSVGYTDPFLFSKMFKRVIGSSPRTSRDHINRTAT from the coding sequence ATGCCGTTATCCGAAATTTATCTGCCCAGTCCGGCAACAGAGCGTTATATGGACTTAAGCTTGTTATTTTGGGGCAAACAGGATTGCGATCCCGGGCACTATTGGGGTCCCGGTCTGCGCGATATGTATATTATTCATTACGTCCACAGCGGCACCGGCCAATTCCGGCTAGGCGAGCTCAGCTATGAGCTGCATGCCGGACAAGGCTTTCTAATCATTCCGGGTTCGCTTGTGTACTACAAAGCAGATGAGGACAACCCCTGGACTTACTCCTGGGTAGGACTTAAAGGACTTCATGCGAAATCACTGCTGCAGCGTGCCGGGCTTAGCCCTGCAAATCCGATATTTGACGCGACGGAGCAGAAGGACTTTTTCGAATCCGTCTATGAACAATGCCATCAAGCCCTAGAGGATCATCCCGGCAGCGGGGATCTATTCAGTCAAAGTCTTCTGTACCAATACATGGCCCGGCTAGTCGCCTGCAATAAGCAGCCCTCTGCTCCGGCGCATGCCGTGAATACGAAAGAAGCCTACATCAATAAAGCAGTTGCCTTTATCGAGAACAGCTACAGCCTTCCGATCTCCGTTCAGGACATCGCGAATTTCGTGGGACTCGACCGTACTTACCTGTCCGGCTTATTCAAGGCGCAGCTAGGTGTCTCCCTGCAGGCCTTCCTGCTCCGTTTTCGGATGAACCGGGCCGTTGAGCTTCTGCATCATCAAGAGCTTACCATTGGCGACATCGCCCGCTCCGTCGGCTATACCGACCCTTTCCTGTTCTCGAAAATGTTCAAGAGAGTGATCGGCAGCTCCCCCCGGACATCCCGGGATCATATCAACCGCACCGCCACATGA
- a CDS encoding alpha-glucosidase/alpha-galactosidase: MSKITFLGAGSTVFAKNVLGDVMLTEPLQGFELALFDIDAGRLRDSEQLLLNMKQSLGSNCVVKAYSDRKEALRGAKYVINAIQVGGYDPCTITDFEIPKKYGLRQTIADTVGIGGIFRNLRTIPVVLDFAKDMREVCPDALFMNYTNPMAVLTNVLSTAGGVRTVGLCHSVQACVSDLFKSLEMDATGVESKIAGINHMAWLLEVKKDGVDLYPEIKRRAAEKQKEKHHDMVRFEMMLKFGYYITESSEHNAEYHPYFIKRNYPELVDRFNIPLDEYPRRCIEQIKGWNSMRESLLANSNIEHKRSHEYASHIMEAIETGKTFKIGGNVMNTGLITNLPKEACVEVPCLVDRSGINPTYVGDLPPQLAALNRTNINTQLLTIEAALTQKKEHIYHAAMLDPHTSAELSMDDIVALCDDLIEAHGDWLPAYK, from the coding sequence ATGTCTAAAATTACTTTTCTAGGTGCGGGAAGCACGGTGTTCGCGAAAAATGTACTGGGTGACGTAATGTTAACGGAGCCGCTGCAAGGCTTTGAGCTTGCCTTATTCGATATTGATGCAGGGCGTCTGCGCGATTCCGAGCAGCTGCTGTTGAATATGAAACAATCGCTTGGCAGCAACTGTGTGGTTAAAGCTTATTCTGACCGCAAAGAAGCGCTCCGCGGAGCGAAATATGTAATCAACGCTATTCAAGTTGGCGGCTACGATCCTTGTACGATCACGGATTTTGAAATTCCGAAAAAATACGGGCTGCGCCAGACGATTGCCGATACGGTTGGCATCGGCGGTATTTTCCGTAACCTGCGCACGATTCCGGTTGTGCTTGATTTTGCAAAGGATATGCGCGAGGTTTGTCCGGACGCCCTATTCATGAACTATACGAATCCGATGGCGGTTCTGACGAATGTGCTGTCGACGGCGGGCGGCGTTAGAACGGTTGGCTTGTGCCACAGCGTACAGGCCTGCGTGTCCGATCTGTTCAAAAGCCTGGAGATGGACGCTACGGGCGTGGAATCCAAGATTGCGGGCATCAACCATATGGCCTGGCTGCTTGAAGTGAAGAAGGATGGCGTGGATCTGTATCCGGAGATCAAGCGCCGTGCGGCGGAAAAGCAGAAGGAGAAGCATCATGACATGGTACGCTTCGAAATGATGCTGAAGTTCGGCTACTACATTACGGAATCGTCGGAGCATAATGCAGAGTACCATCCGTATTTCATTAAACGCAATTATCCGGAGCTGGTTGACCGCTTCAACATTCCGCTGGACGAATACCCGCGCCGCTGCATCGAGCAGATCAAAGGCTGGAACAGCATGCGGGAATCGCTGCTCGCGAACAGCAATATCGAGCATAAGCGCAGCCATGAGTACGCATCGCATATCATGGAAGCGATTGAAACGGGCAAAACGTTCAAAATCGGCGGCAACGTCATGAACACCGGCCTGATTACCAACTTGCCGAAGGAAGCTTGCGTAGAGGTTCCGTGCCTTGTTGACCGCTCGGGCATCAATCCGACGTATGTCGGCGATCTGCCGCCGCAGCTGGCTGCGCTCAACCGCACGAACATCAATACGCAGCTGTTGACGATTGAAGCAGCGCTGACGCAGAAGAAAGAGCATATCTACCATGCCGCTATGCTGGATCCTCATACTTCGGCGGAGCTGTCCATGGATGATATTGTGGCTTTGTGCGACGATTTGATCGAGGCTCATGGTGATTGGCTGCCTGCATATAAGTGA
- a CDS encoding GyrI-like domain-containing protein, with product MKYEWKKNDKSLYLPKNVPTVIEVPPMNYFTLKGKGNPNYPEFAEAVGVLYSLSYTVKMLPKKGAAPEGYYDYAVFPLEGIWDLDEEARQAAVLDKDKLIYSLMIRQPDFITETLAQEVIETVCKKKPHPLLSNVTFGKLDEGLCVQMMHHGPYDDEPASFDKMEQYCEEQGLKRLSKLHKEIYISDARKTQPEKLKTVLRFQAGRN from the coding sequence ATGAAATATGAGTGGAAAAAGAACGACAAGTCCCTCTATCTGCCCAAAAATGTCCCAACCGTCATTGAAGTCCCTCCAATGAACTATTTCACGCTTAAAGGCAAAGGCAATCCCAATTACCCGGAATTCGCAGAGGCTGTCGGAGTCCTCTATTCCTTGTCCTACACCGTAAAAATGCTGCCTAAAAAAGGAGCTGCGCCGGAGGGATATTACGATTACGCCGTTTTTCCGCTCGAGGGTATATGGGATCTGGATGAAGAAGCCAGGCAAGCTGCCGTTCTGGATAAAGATAAGCTTATTTACTCCCTTATGATCAGACAGCCCGACTTTATAACGGAGACATTGGCACAAGAAGTCATAGAGACCGTATGCAAGAAGAAGCCCCACCCGCTCCTAAGCAACGTAACGTTCGGGAAGCTGGATGAAGGTCTCTGCGTACAGATGATGCATCACGGTCCTTACGATGATGAACCGGCCAGCTTCGACAAGATGGAGCAATATTGCGAGGAACAGGGGCTCAAGCGACTCTCCAAGCTGCATAAAGAAATTTACATATCCGATGCCAGAAAAACGCAGCCGGAGAAACTAAAAACCGTCCTCCGTTTCCAGGCGGGGCGCAATTGA
- a CDS encoding glycerate kinase, whose amino-acid sequence MKIVIAPDSFKGSLSAAAAAEAIAQGISRCVPDADIVKLPIADGGEGTLDSLLAAASGERITVNVTGPLGTSVSASYGIIGQTAVVEMAEASGLCLLTEEQRNPALTTTYGTGELIRHALDHGCRRFLLTVGGSSTNDGGTGMLQALGMRLLDQQGNSVPPGGRALADIATIDDSLWHPRIADSSFVIATDVQNPLIGEQGASRVFGPQKGASHEMVDQLEQGMTVWADLIEAKTGIRLHEYPGAGAAGGLCGAYLAFFPASIRRGIDVVLEHVHLEEHIDGADLVITGEGRIDHQTASGKAPMGVAQLAKKHGISAIALAGSVGSGIDVLHAEGISSVHSIMNTPMTLQEAMEHAPILLEQTAEQVFRTFLAGRVSKR is encoded by the coding sequence GTGAAAATCGTTATAGCACCGGATTCTTTCAAAGGCAGTTTGTCCGCTGCTGCAGCGGCTGAGGCCATTGCTCAAGGCATATCGCGGTGCGTGCCGGATGCCGACATCGTCAAGCTTCCAATTGCTGACGGAGGTGAGGGAACGCTCGACAGCCTGCTCGCCGCAGCGAGTGGTGAGCGCATAACCGTAAACGTAACCGGCCCGCTTGGGACAAGCGTTAGCGCTTCTTACGGAATAATCGGACAGACGGCCGTTGTTGAGATGGCGGAAGCCTCCGGCCTGTGCTTACTGACGGAGGAGCAGCGTAACCCAGCCCTGACGACAACCTACGGGACAGGCGAGCTTATTCGCCACGCGCTCGACCATGGGTGCCGGCGGTTTCTGCTCACCGTAGGCGGCAGTTCCACCAATGACGGCGGAACCGGCATGCTGCAGGCATTAGGGATGCGTCTGCTGGATCAGCAGGGCAATTCCGTCCCGCCCGGCGGAAGAGCTTTGGCTGATATAGCGACGATAGACGATAGTCTTTGGCATCCGCGCATTGCGGATTCTTCTTTTGTTATTGCCACTGACGTGCAAAATCCTCTTATCGGGGAACAAGGGGCGTCACGCGTCTTTGGACCGCAAAAAGGCGCGTCTCACGAAATGGTAGACCAGCTTGAGCAAGGGATGACGGTATGGGCTGATCTAATCGAAGCGAAGACGGGAATCCGACTCCACGAATACCCCGGCGCAGGTGCAGCTGGCGGCCTGTGCGGAGCCTATCTGGCCTTCTTCCCCGCTTCCATTCGCCGCGGAATTGATGTGGTTCTGGAGCATGTGCATCTGGAGGAGCATATAGACGGGGCTGATCTCGTTATAACCGGAGAGGGCCGTATCGATCACCAGACGGCCTCCGGCAAAGCGCCGATGGGCGTCGCCCAACTAGCCAAGAAGCACGGAATATCTGCGATTGCGTTGGCGGGATCCGTCGGCTCCGGCATTGATGTCCTGCATGCGGAGGGCATCAGCAGCGTGCATAGCATCATGAATACGCCAATGACCTTGCAGGAAGCGATGGAGCATGCCCCCATCCTGCTTGAGCAGACGGCCGAGCAAGTTTTCCGTACTTTCCTGGCAGGACGCGTAAGCAAACGATAA
- the mazG gene encoding nucleoside triphosphate pyrophosphohydrolase, with amino-acid sequence MAQTITVVGLGSGDPDQLTLGVWRRLQEAEAIYVRTEQHPVMSLLREHQLAYTSFDSVYEQHDTFPEVYDTIADTLVRKAQEASAPVLYAVPGHPMVAERTVQLLRERCSPADIRLEIIGGESFLDQAFIRLGIDPIEGFALLDAAELKAAHVQPRVHTIIGQVYDAYTASDVKLALMERYPDDYEVVVGHALGVTGEEQILKVPLYELDRTPGFGNLSLIWVPRTEEDAVLNRTFDRLHEIVAILRSPEGCPWDREQTHQSIRKNFIEELYEALEAIDNDDPDNMREEFGDVILQVMLHSQMEEETGAFSVYDVIEGLNEKLIFRHPHVFGDRSAGDASEALGNWEQMKAEEKKRKGEADARKSQLDGIPKDLPALMKAYQLQKKAAKVGFDWEELGPVLTKIEEELRELREAIDSKDSEEQAGELGDLLFAVVNASRFIHADPEEALSRTNAKFKSRFSYIEEQLRINGKTFDQTDLIEMDRWWEEAKRQ; translated from the coding sequence ATGGCACAAACGATAACGGTAGTTGGCCTGGGATCGGGCGATCCCGATCAATTAACGCTTGGCGTGTGGCGGAGGCTGCAGGAGGCGGAGGCGATTTATGTCCGGACGGAGCAGCATCCGGTGATGTCACTGCTGCGGGAGCATCAGCTGGCTTACACGTCCTTTGACAGCGTTTATGAACAGCATGACACCTTTCCGGAGGTTTATGATACAATAGCGGATACGCTTGTCCGCAAGGCGCAGGAGGCATCCGCGCCAGTCCTGTATGCCGTGCCGGGGCATCCGATGGTAGCGGAGCGCACGGTGCAGCTGCTGCGCGAGCGCTGTTCGCCGGCTGATATCAGGCTCGAAATTATTGGCGGTGAGAGCTTCCTTGACCAAGCCTTTATCCGTCTTGGCATTGACCCGATCGAAGGCTTTGCGCTGCTTGATGCGGCCGAGCTGAAGGCGGCTCACGTGCAGCCGCGCGTACATACGATTATTGGGCAGGTCTATGATGCTTATACGGCATCGGATGTAAAGCTTGCGCTGATGGAGCGTTATCCGGATGACTATGAGGTTGTTGTTGGTCACGCGCTTGGAGTAACGGGCGAAGAACAGATCCTTAAGGTTCCGCTGTATGAGCTTGACCGGACGCCTGGCTTCGGCAATTTGTCGCTGATCTGGGTACCTCGTACGGAGGAGGATGCTGTACTTAACCGTACGTTCGACCGTCTGCATGAGATCGTTGCTATTCTGCGCAGTCCTGAAGGCTGTCCATGGGACCGCGAGCAGACGCATCAGTCCATCCGCAAGAATTTCATTGAAGAGCTGTATGAAGCGCTTGAAGCCATTGATAACGATGATCCCGACAATATGCGGGAGGAATTTGGCGATGTGATTCTGCAGGTCATGCTGCATAGCCAGATGGAAGAGGAGACGGGAGCCTTCTCTGTCTATGACGTTATCGAGGGCTTAAACGAGAAGCTGATCTTCCGCCATCCGCATGTGTTTGGCGACCGCAGCGCCGGGGATGCCAGCGAAGCGCTTGGCAACTGGGAGCAGATGAAGGCGGAGGAGAAGAAGCGCAAAGGCGAAGCCGATGCACGCAAATCGCAGCTGGACGGCATTCCGAAGGATCTTCCGGCGCTTATGAAGGCCTACCAGCTTCAGAAGAAAGCGGCGAAGGTTGGCTTTGATTGGGAGGAGCTAGGACCGGTTCTGACCAAAATAGAAGAGGAGCTTCGCGAGCTGCGCGAGGCGATAGATTCGAAGGATTCGGAAGAGCAGGCAGGAGAGCTGGGAGATTTGCTGTTTGCTGTAGTGAACGCTTCTCGCTTTATCCACGCGGATCCTGAGGAAGCACTCTCTCGCACCAATGCAAAATTTAAGAGCCGATTCTCTTATATTGAGGAGCAGCTTCGTATAAACGGCAAAACTTTTGACCAGACTGATTTAATAGAAATGGATCGTTGGTGGGAAGAAGCGAAGCGACAATAG
- a CDS encoding HU family DNA-binding protein, protein MNKTDLINNIATKSGLTKRDVEAVLNGFLGEVTDALAGGDKVQLIGFGTFETRKRSGRVGRNPQTGKEISIPESKVPAFKAGNKLKDAIK, encoded by the coding sequence ATGAACAAAACAGATCTGATCAACAACATTGCAACAAAAAGCGGTTTGACTAAACGTGACGTAGAAGCCGTATTGAACGGCTTCCTCGGCGAAGTTACTGACGCGCTTGCAGGCGGAGATAAAGTACAACTGATCGGCTTCGGTACTTTCGAAACTCGTAAACGTTCCGGCCGCGTTGGCCGCAACCCGCAAACGGGTAAAGAAATCTCCATCCCAGAATCCAAAGTTCCTGCATTCAAAGCAGGCAACAAACTGAAAGACGCTATCAAGTAA
- a CDS encoding RNA-binding S4 domain-containing protein, giving the protein MRLDKFLKVSRLIKRRTVAKDVSEQGRVWINGREAKASSTVKAGDELTIQYGQKTVTVRVERIAETTRKDEAGELYTLIKEEQRPREDNLGW; this is encoded by the coding sequence ATGCGTCTGGATAAATTCCTCAAAGTATCCCGGTTGATCAAGCGCCGTACGGTAGCAAAGGACGTGTCCGAGCAAGGACGCGTATGGATCAACGGCCGTGAAGCGAAAGCTAGCAGCACGGTAAAAGCAGGGGATGAGCTTACGATCCAATACGGACAGAAGACGGTGACCGTTCGTGTCGAACGAATTGCCGAAACGACCCGTAAGGATGAAGCCGGTGAGCTTTACACTTTGATCAAGGAAGAACAACGCCCGCGCGAGGATAACCTCGGCTGGTAA
- a CDS encoding DUF817 domain-containing protein, with translation MQRRGIPLELQPLLNVVWIRRIWQLFIFGYQQAMSCIFPVIIFASLALTKVISVPYVHRYDLLLLICLFAQVGMVVFKLETIDELKVICMFHIIGLMLELYKVHMGSWSYPGEGWSKLFGVPLYSGFMYASVASYICQAWRRLSISVYGWPRQRYAVMVCAAIYLNFFTHHYMWDLRWLLTLLLIIVFYRTSFAYKVGGREYRMHVVLSFLLIGFFIWLAENISTFMGAWAYPDQEHTWRIVHLGKISSWFLLVVISVIIVAQLKRVKSARDGGNPAL, from the coding sequence ATGCAGAGGAGGGGCATACCTTTGGAATTGCAGCCCTTATTGAATGTCGTCTGGATCCGCCGAATTTGGCAGCTTTTTATTTTTGGTTATCAGCAGGCCATGTCCTGTATTTTTCCGGTTATTATATTCGCGTCGCTCGCTTTAACAAAGGTAATATCCGTACCCTACGTTCATCGTTACGATTTGCTTCTGCTGATCTGCCTGTTTGCCCAGGTTGGGATGGTGGTATTTAAGCTGGAGACCATCGACGAGTTAAAAGTGATCTGCATGTTCCATATTATTGGACTGATGCTCGAGCTGTATAAAGTGCATATGGGCTCCTGGTCTTATCCGGGCGAAGGGTGGTCGAAGCTGTTTGGGGTACCGCTCTACAGCGGATTTATGTATGCCAGCGTAGCGAGCTACATCTGCCAGGCATGGAGGAGGCTGTCGATTTCCGTATACGGATGGCCGCGGCAGCGTTATGCCGTAATGGTCTGCGCGGCTATTTACCTGAACTTTTTTACCCATCACTATATGTGGGATTTGCGGTGGTTGTTGACGCTTCTGTTGATTATCGTCTTTTACCGGACGTCCTTTGCCTACAAGGTGGGGGGCCGGGAATACCGCATGCATGTTGTGCTGTCCTTCCTTCTTATCGGCTTCTTCATCTGGCTGGCTGAAAATATATCGACGTTTATGGGAGCATGGGCCTATCCGGATCAGGAGCATACCTGGCGTATTGTCCACCTGGGGAAAATCAGCTCCTGGTTCCTGCTTGTTGTCATCAGCGTCATTATCGTGGCGCAGCTGAAGCGCGTAAAAAGCGCAAGGGACGGAGGCAATCCGGCGCTCTAG
- the yabP gene encoding sporulation protein YabP: protein MVEQSKGQKRQEVKMLNRKLLEITGVLNVESFDSEEFLLDTELGFLMIKGQNLHIKHLNLEQNLVAIEGYVHSLAYLDANTSTKTKGLFGKLFK, encoded by the coding sequence ATGGTTGAACAAAGCAAAGGGCAGAAGCGGCAGGAAGTCAAAATGCTGAACCGCAAGCTGCTCGAAATTACCGGCGTACTAAATGTGGAAAGTTTCGACAGCGAAGAGTTTCTGCTCGATACCGAACTTGGCTTCCTGATGATAAAAGGGCAAAACCTGCATATCAAGCATCTCAATCTGGAGCAAAACCTAGTTGCCATCGAGGGGTATGTCCATTCACTCGCCTATTTGGACGCCAATACCTCTACCAAAACTAAAGGCTTATTCGGAAAGCTGTTTAAGTGA
- the yabQ gene encoding spore cortex biosynthesis protein YabQ: MTSLSLQFLTMGMMLLSGIGMGVIFDGYRVVSNELRFPRWTLPVLDMAYWLAASLLVFRVLYASNYGEVRAYVFLGLLIGVLCYYWLLSKPVIRTVKWLIDAVRALIRFTLRTFDLLIVKPIVLLYRLIRVLIGFGTALTIFLLKIVLQLVRPFWLLLRFMLGPLTRPLWRWLGPKLSSLQLKERWDKILSGVIKLWKRLF; encoded by the coding sequence GTGACCTCCTTAAGCCTACAGTTTCTCACAATGGGGATGATGCTGCTGTCGGGCATCGGGATGGGCGTGATCTTCGACGGATACCGGGTTGTGTCGAATGAATTGCGCTTTCCGCGGTGGACGCTGCCTGTACTCGATATGGCGTACTGGCTGGCCGCATCGCTCCTTGTATTTCGTGTGCTGTACGCCAGCAACTATGGCGAGGTGCGGGCGTATGTATTCCTCGGCTTGCTTATTGGCGTGTTATGTTACTATTGGCTGCTGAGCAAACCGGTCATCCGTACGGTAAAATGGCTGATTGATGCGGTACGAGCCCTCATCCGGTTCACTCTGCGGACATTTGACCTTCTAATCGTGAAGCCGATCGTCCTGTTATACCGGTTGATCCGCGTCTTAATCGGATTTGGGACCGCGCTCACTATTTTCCTGTTAAAAATTGTGCTACAATTGGTTCGTCCGTTCTGGCTTTTGCTGCGTTTTATGCTCGGTCCGCTTACGCGCCCGCTATGGCGATGGCTTGGACCAAAGCTTTCCAGCCTGCAGCTCAAAGAAAGATGGGACAAGATCCTATCAGGTGTTATAAAATTATGGAAACGCCTGTTTTAA